The nucleotide window AAGCTCGATGATGCTCAGACGATGCTTGCGCATTTTGATGAACTGACGGCGGAAGTCCAGCAGTGGATCGACCGCAATCAGCCGGAGCTGTTGAACATGGAAAGAGGCCATATCGCAGCGTATGGAACGCATTATCCAACCGCGCTGGAAGGCGTGCTGAAAATGTATGAAACCTTCCACAAACCGTTAAGCGCCTACGAACTGGAGGAACTGATCCACGGTCCGCAGATGGCGTTTGATGAGAAGACCTATTTGTATTTTATTGCCAGCAATGAATTTGAACGCAGCCGGATCCCGCTGTTTCTCGATTGGATCAAGGAAAATGAAGTGACCGAACACGTCTTTGTTTTCTATCATGACCAACAGACCACAAACCCTAAAGATCTGCATTTCCACAGTCCGATCGCGCATGATTTAAGTCCGCTGGCCTTCGTTGTTCCCTTCCAGCTGATGGCGGCCCGCAACTGCGAGGCGATCGGCTACGATACCAGCGTCTACCCGCCGAAGCGCCGGGCGTTCGCGCATAAGAAAACGGAGGAATAACGATGAATCAATTTCTCATTGCAACCCATTCCACCCTGGCTGAAGGGTTAGTTCATGCGATTCACTTCTTCAACAGTGAAGCAACCAACGTCCATTATCTCAACGCCTATGTTGAGGACAATGAATTTGAGAAAGCACTGCGCGCCAAGCTGGATGAAATTCCTGACGGCAACCTTGTTGTTCTGACCGATCTGGCCGGAGGCAGCGTCAATCAGATCGCTGCCCGACTGATGCAGGAAAAACCGTTTATTCTGGTCACCGGCATCAACTTCCCGCTGGTTCTGGAGATGATCTATCAAAGTGAGGACATCACGGCCGATTTGGCAGCGGAGATCGTCGAACGGGCAAAGACCGAAATGCTGTGCATGAACACGTTGAGCTCAGAAACCAGTGAGGAAGCCGACGAAGACGACGAGCTGTAAATTCCAAAGTGAGGTAATGACCTGAACTGAATCAGGCGTTATAGAAGGAAAGGAGGATTTTATGATTATTTTAGTCAGAGCGGATGACCGGCTAATTCACGGCATGGTGGCTGTGTCCTGGACTTCCGCAATTAAACCGGAAACGATTCTGGTAGCCAATGATGAGGCGGCAGGGGACAGCTTTAAAGCCGCTACGATGAAGCTGGCCAAACCAGCCGGCGTCAAACTGATCATCAAGACAAAAGACGATTCCATCAAGGCTCTGAACAATCCGATCAACGACCGAAAGAAAATATTTCTGGTTACGGAAACGGTGGAAGATGCCTGCTATATCTGGGAACGCGTCAAGGGGATCGCCAAGCTCAACATCGGCACGGCCGGCGTCAATAAAAAGCCGGGCGAAGAATACATCCCAACGCTGCCGCAGGTCTTCATGACGCAGAAAGAATTTGCCTGCGCCAAGAAGATGGCGGATGCCGGTGTAGAAGTATTCGCGCAGATCACACCGTCCCAGGACCGCATGAACTTCAAAGAAATCGAAAAAATATTTGCCAAATAGAAAATTATAAGGAGGGCAAAAACTTATGCTTCAGGGATTCTTAGTCGCGCTTGTCGCAACCTTGATCTACATGGAAAGCCGCATCGGCGGTCAGCACATGCTGGATCGACCAATTCTCATCGGCCCGATCGTCGGTTTGATCATGGGTGACTTCACAATGGGCTTAATCATCGGCGGCAATCTGGAATTAGTCTGGATGGGCTTAGTCGGAATCGGAACCTCAACACCGCCGGATGTCGTTGTCGGCAGTGCCTTAGCGACAGCGTTAGCCATCAAAACCGGGGCTTCCTACGAAACTACATTAGCGTTGGCAATCCCGATCGCTTTACTGGCGCAGGTCGGCTCGATCGGCGTCTGCATTCTGAACACGACCTTCGCTCACCGCGCGGATAAATGTGCGGATAAGGGGGACTGGAAAGGCGTTGAAATGTCCAACTGGATGGGCAGCGCGCTGTATTTCGTCTTCAAATTCAGCATGATTTTCCTGGGCTTCATCATCGGCGGCGACGTCATTACGGCGATTGTCAACAACATTCCGCCAGTCATTCAGTCCGGTTTGGCGCAGTCCGGCAACCTGCTTCCGGCTTTAGGTATCGCGATGCTGATCCAGCTGACCTTTGACAAGAAATTCGCAGCCTTCTTATTCTTAGGCTTTGCGTTAGTGGCCTTCTTCAATGTCAGCACGATTGCGGCCGCCGTAATCGGCGTAATCTGTGCCTATGTTTACTATCAGTTCGCTCCAAGCGGCAAAAGCGGCGCTGTGAGCGGCAGTGATGAAAGTGAGGAACTGTAAGATGACGATCGGAATGAAAAAATTAAGCTCGAAGACATTAAAGAAAGTCTATAATCGTCACTATCAATTATTGGGATGCTTCAACTACGAACGCCAGATGTCGACCGGCTATGCCTGGACGATGATGCCGGCGATCCGCGAGCTGTACGGGGATGATGAAGTCCGGATGAAAGCCGGCGTTAAGCGTCACTTGGAATTCTTCAACTGCGCGACAACGCCAAGTCCGTTTATCATCGGCATTACCTGCGCGATGGAAGAACAATGCGCCAGTGTGCCGGAAGGCGAATTCGACGTCGCTTCGATCAACTCCGTCAAAGCAGCGCTGATGGGACCGTTAGCCGGAATCGGCGACAGCTTCTTCTGGGGAACGTTCCGTGTTATCGGCGTCGGCGTCGGCGCACCGCTGGCGGTTGCCGGCAATATTCTCGGCCCGATTCTGTATTTCCTGATCAACTTCATTCCTTCTGAGATCGTCCGCCGCGTCGGTTTCAAGATCGGCTATGAAGGCGGAAGCGAATTCTTAACCCGGATCTCGGAAGACGGCACGCTGAATAAGCTGACCGAAGCGGCTCGAATCATGGGTCTGGTCGTCATCGGCGCGATGATGGCTTCGATGGTCAATGTCAATCTGGTCACGGTACTGAATATCAACGGCGCGCAGGTTGTCCTGCAGGAAATCTTTGACGCGATCTGCCCGAAAATTCTGCCTTTAGGTCTGACCTTCGCTTGTTACTGGGGCCTGCAGAAGCGCTACTCCGGAACGATGATCATGATCGCGTTGCTGGTCTTAGGCGTTTTGGCTGTCGCATTAGGTCTGTTGTAAAATTAGAAATCAGGGGTGAAATCGGATGAATAAAGAAGCAGTGCTGGAAAGTCTGAAAGACGGCTTAATCGTTTCCTGTCAGGCAGTGCCGGAGGAACCACATTATATGGAAGGCATCACGGTCAAGTTCGCAGAGTGCGCGGCCTGGGCCGGAGCCAAAGGCATTCGTGCCAATTCACCGGAAGATATTCGGGCGATCAAGGCGAAAGTCGACCTTCCGATCATCGGGATCTGGAAAATTAACCGCAATATCAAGGACGTTTATTTAACACCGAATCTGGAGGCGGCCAGAGCCGTCTGGGAAGCGGGAGCGGAGATCATCGCCGTTCAGGCGACGCATCATTACCGGGATGACGGGAAGCTGGCCTATGAAACGATTCGTGAAATCAAGGAAAATATTCCGGAAGCCCTAATCTTTGCCGATGTCAGCAATGCTCAAGATGCTCGGATCGCCGCTGAAATGGGTGCGGATTTCGTCGCGCCGACCTTAGCCGGTTATACCCAAGCCGGAGCCTTTGATAAACTGGAAATCAAAGACGCTCCGGATTACATTCTGCTTCGGGATATTGTGGACGCTGTCCAGGGCACAAACGCGCGGGTGATTATGGAAGGCAAAGTCGCGACGCCGGAAATTGCCGTTCAATGCCTGTATATGGGCGCTTATGCGGTCGTCGTCGGCAATGCGATAACCCGGCCGCACATTACGGCGAAGCGCTTTGCCCGGGCTCTCAACCGATTCCATGACTAATCCGATGATCTGGATCACGCTGCTGTGCTTATTTGGCAGCGTGGTCTATAAAAAATGGGTCAGTGAAAAAGCCCTGCGCAAGCTGTATGTCTTCAAAATGAAGCAGGATACCGACAATTTTCTTAAGATGATCGATTCCCCCTATTGCAAGTTCAATTTTTCCAAAGTGTCGCTGCAGATGATGAAGCTGAATTACTTCATCGATCTGCAGGATCATCCGCAGGTGCAGAAAACCTATGATCAATTTGCTTCCCTGAAGATGAATGCGGATGAAAAAATCGCACTCTATTCCCGGATGTTCGGGTATGCACTGCAGTTCAGCAACCGAGCTTTAGCTGAAGCCTGCCGTGACCAGCTGACACCGCTGCTAAGCGGGAAAAAGGGTGAGAAAGCGGAACTGATCCGCGGTGAGGTTGAGCAGCTTGACCGCATTTACATCCAGAAAGACACCAGTCTGATCCAGGAGCTGATCGAAGCGCTGCCGGAATGCGAAAACGATGAAATCAAATCACTGATCGCCTTCCGCATCGCAAAACTTTATCATTATCTCAACGAGCCGCAGCAGGTAGAGATTTACCTGAACCGAGCAATGAGGTATACTAATAATGATAAGAATAGAAAGTCGCTGATGGCGATGATCAGCGATCCCTCGGAGCTGGATTAGATGAATAAATATGAACAAATAATTAATTACTACCGCCAACAGATCGTCGATAAGGTACTGAAGCCGGGCGATCAATTACCCAACGAAATCGAAATTGCGCAGACGTTTCAGGTCTCGCGCATGACCGCAAACAAGGCCCTGAATATTTTAGCCCAGGAGGGTTGTATCCGCCGGGTGAAAGGTCAGGGAAGCTTTGTCGACAACCAACAGATCGTCAAAGCGATCGGCAACTTAACGAGTTTTACCGATGACATCACGAAGATGGGGCAGAAGCCAGGTGCGATTCTGGTTGAATACCGGATTGAACGGGCCGATAAACTGCCGAATCTGATGGAGAAAATGAAGCTGGGGCCGGATGATGCGATTCATTATATCGTGCGTATCCGCACAGCGGATGAAACCCCGATCGCGATCAGCTACACCTATCTTTCGCAGAAATACATGTCCAGTGTGGATCTGCGGAAAATTGAA belongs to Holdemania massiliensis and includes:
- a CDS encoding N-acetylmannosamine-6-phosphate 2-epimerase, which translates into the protein MNKEAVLESLKDGLIVSCQAVPEEPHYMEGITVKFAECAAWAGAKGIRANSPEDIRAIKAKVDLPIIGIWKINRNIKDVYLTPNLEAARAVWEAGAEIIAVQATHHYRDDGKLAYETIREIKENIPEALIFADVSNAQDARIAAEMGADFVAPTLAGYTQAGAFDKLEIKDAPDYILLRDIVDAVQGTNARVIMEGKVATPEIAVQCLYMGAYAVVVGNAITRPHITAKRFARALNRFHD
- a CDS encoding GntR family transcriptional regulator, encoding MNKYEQIINYYRQQIVDKVLKPGDQLPNEIEIAQTFQVSRMTANKALNILAQEGCIRRVKGQGSFVDNQQIVKAIGNLTSFTDDITKMGQKPGAILVEYRIERADKLPNLMEKMKLGPDDAIHYIVRIRTADETPIAISYTYLSQKYMSSVDLRKIEGSVYQIMQENGAQFKYSDGEMTAMMPTEDEKRLLKIKDVALLRNITWMYDQDDDLIEYTEMLYIGSRYNYYYRTVNQ
- a CDS encoding PTS system mannose/fructose/sorbose family transporter subunit IID, which encodes MTIGMKKLSSKTLKKVYNRHYQLLGCFNYERQMSTGYAWTMMPAIRELYGDDEVRMKAGVKRHLEFFNCATTPSPFIIGITCAMEEQCASVPEGEFDVASINSVKAALMGPLAGIGDSFFWGTFRVIGVGVGAPLAVAGNILGPILYFLINFIPSEIVRRVGFKIGYEGGSEFLTRISEDGTLNKLTEAARIMGLVVIGAMMASMVNVNLVTVLNINGAQVVLQEIFDAICPKILPLGLTFACYWGLQKRYSGTMIMIALLVLGVLAVALGLL
- a CDS encoding PTS mannose/fructose/sorbose/N-acetylgalactosamine transporter subunit IIC is translated as MLQGFLVALVATLIYMESRIGGQHMLDRPILIGPIVGLIMGDFTMGLIIGGNLELVWMGLVGIGTSTPPDVVVGSALATALAIKTGASYETTLALAIPIALLAQVGSIGVCILNTTFAHRADKCADKGDWKGVEMSNWMGSALYFVFKFSMIFLGFIIGGDVITAIVNNIPPVIQSGLAQSGNLLPALGIAMLIQLTFDKKFAAFLFLGFALVAFFNVSTIAAAVIGVICAYVYYQFAPSGKSGAVSGSDESEEL
- a CDS encoding PTS sugar transporter subunit IIA yields the protein MNQFLIATHSTLAEGLVHAIHFFNSEATNVHYLNAYVEDNEFEKALRAKLDEIPDGNLVVLTDLAGGSVNQIAARLMQEKPFILVTGINFPLVLEMIYQSEDITADLAAEIVERAKTEMLCMNTLSSETSEEADEDDEL
- a CDS encoding PTS sugar transporter subunit IIB, with amino-acid sequence MIILVRADDRLIHGMVAVSWTSAIKPETILVANDEAAGDSFKAATMKLAKPAGVKLIIKTKDDSIKALNNPINDRKKIFLVTETVEDACYIWERVKGIAKLNIGTAGVNKKPGEEYIPTLPQVFMTQKEFACAKKMADAGVEVFAQITPSQDRMNFKEIEKIFAK